The following proteins are encoded in a genomic region of Arachis ipaensis cultivar K30076 chromosome B02, Araip1.1, whole genome shotgun sequence:
- the LOC107625583 gene encoding mitochondrial dicarboxylate/tricarboxylate transporter DTC-like isoform X1, with protein sequence MEIETKINYMDPVKIGLNLLCVSLLQPMDMIKVRMQLGQGSGAQIASNILKTEGGYAAFYRGLSATLIRLPLHRAVKFGSYSIIATAVTEDNDRKPLSLRQEVMITSTALTMGWAFSIPTQLAQIRMQADATFPTSQRQNYTNVFNALHRVVADEGVRVLWRGSVAEIARQSALITGRIAGYPLSFRYLKDSLGFGESTSAIGACAISSFIGCALSLPFDYVKTQLQTMQPDAYGKYPYTGSFDCVRKTLKTGGLPMFYSGFRFYYFRVAALTMITWFIMKQLRRLDASINEKKITIKAR encoded by the exons ATGGAGATTGAGACGAAGATAAATTATATGGACCCTGTTAAAATCGGCCTCAACTTGCTCTGCGTTTCCCTCCTTCAACCAATGGATATGATCAAG GTGAGGATGCAACTAGGTCAAGGATCAGGTGCGCAGATCGCATCCAACATTCTCAAAACAGAAGGGGGTTATGCCGCCTTTTATAGG GGTCTATCTGCTACACTAATCCGGCTGCCTCTGCATAGAGCTGTTAAATTTGGATCATATTC AATCATAGCAACTGCAGTAACTGAGGATAATGATCGCAAACCCTTGTCACTTCGCCAGGAAGTTATGATTACCTCAACTGCTCTAACAATGGGATGGGCTTTTAGTATCCCAACACAGTTGGCACAAATTCGTATGCAGGCTGATGCAACTTTTCCCACCTCTCAGCGCCAAAATTACACGAATGTCTTCAATGCGCTTCATCGTGTTGTTGCAGATGAAGGGGTTCGGGTGCTTTGGAGAGGTTCTGTGGCAGAAATAGCAAGGCAGTCCGCACTAATTACAGGGCGTATTGCTGGTTATCCTCTGAGTTTTAGGTACTTGAAGGATTCCCTTGGTTTTGGAGAGTCCACTAGTGCGATTG GTGCCTGTGCCATTTCTTCTTTCATCGGATGCGCTTTAAGTTTGCCATTTGACTATGTCAAGACCCAACTTCAGACTATGCAACCTGATGCTTATGGAAAATATCCTTATACTGGTAGTTTTGATTGTGTTCGCAAAACCTTGAAGACAGGAGGACTTCCTATGTTTTACTCCGGGTTCCGTTTCTATTATTTCAGAGTTGCTGCTCTGACGATG ATTACATGGTTTATCATGAAACAGCTTCGTCGTTTGGATGCATCAATCAATGAAAAAAAGATTACAATAAAAGCTCGTTGA
- the LOC107625583 gene encoding mitochondrial dicarboxylate/tricarboxylate transporter DTC-like isoform X2: MEIETKINYMDPVKIGLNLLCVSLLQPMDMIKVRMQLGQGSGAQIASNILKTEGGYAAFYREVMITSTALTMGWAFSIPTQLAQIRMQADATFPTSQRQNYTNVFNALHRVVADEGVRVLWRGSVAEIARQSALITGRIAGYPLSFRYLKDSLGFGESTSAIGACAISSFIGCALSLPFDYVKTQLQTMQPDAYGKYPYTGSFDCVRKTLKTGGLPMFYSGFRFYYFRVAALTMITWFIMKQLRRLDASINEKKITIKAR, translated from the exons ATGGAGATTGAGACGAAGATAAATTATATGGACCCTGTTAAAATCGGCCTCAACTTGCTCTGCGTTTCCCTCCTTCAACCAATGGATATGATCAAG GTGAGGATGCAACTAGGTCAAGGATCAGGTGCGCAGATCGCATCCAACATTCTCAAAACAGAAGGGGGTTATGCCGCCTTTTATAGG GAAGTTATGATTACCTCAACTGCTCTAACAATGGGATGGGCTTTTAGTATCCCAACACAGTTGGCACAAATTCGTATGCAGGCTGATGCAACTTTTCCCACCTCTCAGCGCCAAAATTACACGAATGTCTTCAATGCGCTTCATCGTGTTGTTGCAGATGAAGGGGTTCGGGTGCTTTGGAGAGGTTCTGTGGCAGAAATAGCAAGGCAGTCCGCACTAATTACAGGGCGTATTGCTGGTTATCCTCTGAGTTTTAGGTACTTGAAGGATTCCCTTGGTTTTGGAGAGTCCACTAGTGCGATTG GTGCCTGTGCCATTTCTTCTTTCATCGGATGCGCTTTAAGTTTGCCATTTGACTATGTCAAGACCCAACTTCAGACTATGCAACCTGATGCTTATGGAAAATATCCTTATACTGGTAGTTTTGATTGTGTTCGCAAAACCTTGAAGACAGGAGGACTTCCTATGTTTTACTCCGGGTTCCGTTTCTATTATTTCAGAGTTGCTGCTCTGACGATG ATTACATGGTTTATCATGAAACAGCTTCGTCGTTTGGATGCATCAATCAATGAAAAAAAGATTACAATAAAAGCTCGTTGA